From Cellulosimicrobium sp. ES-005, one genomic window encodes:
- a CDS encoding cell wall-binding repeat-containing protein: MSTAAHEHTDRSSAQGARARIRRRARLTALATAALVAVGIVPGPAVTTAAATEHTEVVPVPKLPGGRLQAWGDPQRRTAGELDVPPLPEGLDYVDAAAGHGFGLALRSDGQAVSFGAYRGSPVTVPALPDGVRYAAVGAGEHGIAYFLTTAGDVVVVGARPDGAGEDAVPSLPSGVWYTEVAAAYRKFAALRSDGTIAAWGDDSTEVPALPDGLRYVDLVAGEYHFLALRSDGRVVSWATRSCGEGDLPVSASSPYVALSAGMDTSFALRSDGSLVRRGCGASVVQDGPVLDPGERAVAVTATYRHGFVVTDQGRLVSWGAPLYGYSVPERPAGESPVVDVAAQAWGLGAAESLVLTLTAPESATVPDAPVRDELHPGAAGVVVWGARPEDELPPPLPTGVRYTGVSVGPEQVVLVRSDGGAVGYGDDAAGGSSIRVPTGSRVVDVSAGTTHAAFITARPGGPPETYLSFSGRGSDHVMDDDVAVEAGDGVSLLLSSEGATDKGAVSVHGPSTSSWLPLPEQPVQVPTVDVSLGTRHALLARADGTVAGWGDPAEGATAGQQPPAGLKFVQVAAGEGFSLGLLSDGTLRGWGRDTFGQASPPAPPRGERFVAVDAGRDHAVALVSDGSVVAWGRDDAGQASVEGVPAGTRFSAVSAGGDTTAAIVGEQAAVELSAPSHWPADDALPLAATVRADGGPAEGDVAFVVDGRTVAVVPLRDGTAVVRAWPGATEAPERSVQAVYLGAPGVAPFSATAAVGVGARSAPQPSATSATPTVDRLQGKDRYATAVAATSELGPDIPVLYLASGEAFADALSAAPAAAYEGGALLLTRRDAIPSVVEQEIRRLAPRRIVVVGGPGAVSYAVESRAGTLAPVVWRYAGQDRYQTSRRVVEHAFGTQVGGVVLADGRSFPDALAAGAASGASGVPVLLVPGNATTLDPRVVQMFQTLGVRGVTVVGGSGAVSPALEHAAGRVPGVVGTERLGGADRYATAMAVNDVVFGTWHDQGIWSPAAANLAAGSDFPDALAGAAAAGLRREPLFVVPSRCLPPAVRTALRATEVAHVRLYGGTGSLSPAVERLEQC; the protein is encoded by the coding sequence GTGAGCACTGCTGCGCACGAGCACACCGACCGATCGAGCGCACAGGGAGCACGGGCCCGCATCCGACGACGCGCGCGACTGACGGCCCTCGCCACGGCTGCCCTCGTCGCGGTCGGGATCGTGCCGGGACCGGCGGTGACGACGGCGGCGGCGACCGAGCACACGGAGGTGGTGCCCGTCCCGAAGCTTCCGGGAGGGCGACTCCAGGCGTGGGGCGACCCGCAGCGCCGGACGGCGGGCGAGCTCGACGTCCCGCCGCTCCCCGAGGGGCTGGACTACGTGGACGCGGCCGCCGGGCACGGGTTCGGCCTCGCGCTGCGCAGCGACGGCCAGGCGGTGTCGTTCGGCGCCTACAGGGGTTCGCCCGTCACGGTCCCGGCGCTGCCGGACGGTGTCCGGTACGCGGCGGTGGGAGCGGGGGAGCACGGCATCGCGTACTTCCTGACGACCGCTGGTGACGTCGTCGTGGTCGGCGCGCGGCCGGACGGGGCGGGAGAGGACGCCGTCCCGTCCCTGCCGAGCGGCGTCTGGTACACGGAGGTCGCCGCCGCCTACCGGAAGTTCGCCGCCCTGCGCAGCGACGGGACGATCGCAGCATGGGGAGACGACTCGACGGAGGTCCCGGCGCTGCCGGACGGGCTGCGCTACGTCGACCTCGTGGCGGGCGAGTACCACTTCCTCGCGCTGCGCTCCGACGGGCGCGTCGTCTCCTGGGCGACCCGCTCCTGCGGCGAGGGCGACCTGCCGGTGTCGGCGTCGAGCCCGTACGTGGCTCTCTCGGCAGGGATGGACACGTCCTTCGCGCTCCGTTCCGACGGTTCGCTCGTGCGGCGCGGATGCGGTGCTTCCGTCGTCCAGGACGGCCCGGTGCTCGACCCGGGTGAGCGCGCCGTCGCCGTCACGGCCACGTACCGCCACGGCTTCGTCGTCACGGACCAGGGCAGGCTGGTCTCGTGGGGCGCGCCGCTCTACGGGTACTCCGTCCCCGAGCGTCCGGCGGGCGAGTCGCCCGTGGTCGACGTCGCGGCGCAGGCCTGGGGCCTGGGGGCTGCCGAGAGCCTCGTCCTGACGCTGACCGCTCCCGAGTCCGCGACCGTGCCGGACGCCCCGGTGCGCGACGAGCTGCACCCCGGTGCCGCGGGCGTCGTCGTGTGGGGAGCGCGGCCCGAGGACGAGCTCCCGCCGCCGCTGCCGACCGGGGTCCGCTACACCGGCGTGAGCGTCGGACCGGAGCAGGTCGTCCTGGTCCGCTCCGACGGCGGGGCGGTGGGATACGGCGACGACGCGGCGGGAGGGAGCAGCATCAGGGTGCCGACGGGGAGCCGCGTCGTGGACGTCTCCGCCGGGACGACGCACGCCGCGTTCATCACGGCGCGTCCGGGTGGGCCCCCGGAGACCTACCTCTCCTTCAGCGGGCGCGGAAGCGACCATGTGATGGACGACGACGTCGCGGTCGAGGCGGGGGACGGCGTCTCGCTGCTGCTGTCGAGCGAGGGGGCGACGGACAAGGGGGCCGTGTCCGTCCACGGCCCGTCCACGTCCTCCTGGCTCCCGCTCCCGGAGCAGCCGGTCCAGGTCCCGACGGTCGACGTGTCGCTCGGCACCCGGCACGCGCTCCTGGCGCGAGCCGACGGGACCGTGGCGGGCTGGGGAGACCCGGCGGAGGGCGCGACCGCCGGGCAGCAGCCGCCCGCAGGGCTCAAGTTCGTCCAGGTGGCCGCCGGCGAGGGGTTCTCTCTCGGGCTCCTGTCGGACGGGACGCTGCGGGGGTGGGGGCGTGACACGTTCGGCCAGGCGAGCCCGCCGGCGCCGCCGCGCGGAGAGCGGTTCGTCGCCGTCGACGCCGGGCGCGACCACGCCGTCGCCCTCGTCTCCGACGGCTCCGTGGTCGCCTGGGGCCGTGACGACGCGGGGCAGGCCTCCGTCGAGGGTGTGCCGGCGGGCACGCGATTCTCCGCGGTGTCCGCGGGCGGGGACACGACGGCTGCCATCGTCGGGGAGCAGGCGGCGGTCGAGCTGTCGGCTCCCTCGCACTGGCCGGCGGACGACGCGCTCCCGCTGGCCGCGACCGTGCGGGCGGACGGCGGTCCTGCGGAGGGCGACGTGGCTTTCGTGGTCGACGGCCGGACCGTCGCGGTCGTGCCGCTGCGTGACGGGACCGCCGTCGTGCGGGCCTGGCCGGGGGCGACCGAGGCGCCGGAACGCTCCGTGCAGGCCGTCTATCTCGGGGCGCCGGGTGTCGCGCCGTTCTCGGCGACGGCCGCCGTCGGCGTCGGTGCCCGCTCTGCTCCGCAGCCCTCGGCAACCTCTGCGACCCCGACGGTCGATCGGCTGCAGGGCAAGGACCGCTACGCGACGGCGGTCGCCGCGACGAGCGAGCTCGGCCCGGACATCCCCGTGCTGTACCTCGCGTCGGGCGAGGCGTTCGCCGACGCGCTCTCCGCCGCCCCCGCGGCCGCGTACGAGGGCGGAGCGCTGCTCCTCACGCGTCGTGACGCGATCCCGTCCGTGGTCGAGCAGGAGATCCGGCGGCTCGCGCCGCGGAGGATCGTCGTCGTCGGGGGACCGGGGGCAGTCTCCTACGCGGTCGAGTCGCGTGCGGGGACGCTCGCCCCGGTGGTCTGGCGGTACGCAGGGCAGGACCGGTACCAGACGTCCCGACGAGTCGTCGAGCACGCGTTCGGGACTCAGGTCGGGGGAGTGGTTCTCGCCGACGGAAGGTCGTTCCCCGACGCGCTCGCCGCCGGGGCTGCGTCCGGGGCGTCCGGCGTCCCGGTGCTCCTCGTCCCCGGGAACGCGACGACTCTCGACCCCCGGGTCGTTCAGATGTTCCAGACGCTCGGCGTCCGGGGCGTGACCGTCGTCGGCGGCTCGGGCGCGGTGAGCCCGGCGCTCGAGCACGCTGCCGGACGAGTGCCCGGTGTCGTCGGGACGGAGCGCCTGGGCGGGGCCGACCGGTACGCGACGGCGATGGCGGTCAACGACGTCGTCTTCGGCACGTGGCACGATCAGGGAATCTGGTCGCCAGCGGCCGCCAACCTCGCCGCAGGGTCCGACTTTCCCGACGCGCTCGCGGGAGCCGCTGCGGCGGGCCTCCGGCGCGAGCCGCTCTTCGTCGTCCCGTCGAGGTGCCTGCCGCCCGCAGTCCGGACGGCTCTGCGCGCCACCGAGGTCGCGCACGTGCGCCTCTACGGCGGCACGGGGTCGCTGTCGCCGGCGGTCGAGCGTCTGGAGCAGTGCTGA
- a CDS encoding inorganic diphosphatase, which yields MEFDVTIEIPKGQRNKYEVDHATGRIRLDRMLFTSTRYPDDYGFIEGTLGEDGDPLDALVLLEEPTFPGCLIRCRALGMFRMRDEAGGDDKVLCVPTGDQRAAWRQDIDDVSDFHRLEIQHFFEVYKDLEPGKSVEGAHWVGRADAEAEIERSLQRAIDSGYHTPGH from the coding sequence GTGGAGTTCGACGTCACGATCGAGATCCCCAAGGGGCAGCGCAACAAGTACGAGGTGGACCACGCGACCGGTCGCATCCGCCTCGACCGCATGCTCTTCACCTCGACGCGGTATCCCGACGACTACGGGTTCATCGAGGGGACGCTCGGCGAGGACGGCGACCCGCTGGACGCGCTTGTCCTGCTCGAGGAGCCGACGTTCCCCGGCTGCCTGATCCGCTGCCGCGCGCTCGGCATGTTCCGCATGCGCGACGAGGCCGGCGGCGACGACAAGGTCCTCTGCGTCCCGACGGGCGACCAGCGCGCCGCGTGGCGCCAGGACATCGACGACGTCTCCGACTTCCACCGCCTGGAGATCCAGCACTTCTTCGAGGTCTACAAGGACCTCGAGCCCGGCAAGTCCGTCGAGGGCGCCCACTGGGTCGGCCGCGCGGACGCCGAGGCCGAGATCGAGCGCTCCCTGCAGCGCGCCATCGACTCCGGGTACCACACGCCGGGCCACTGA
- a CDS encoding type II toxin-antitoxin system VapC family toxin — MSTLYLLDTNVLIALLRRNGAAARPRLREAEGRVAVSTVSEMELEYGIERSDDPHRDRQAVDELLSLVDVLPFDGLAAMHAGRVRALLAARGTPIRPYDALLAGHARSLGLVMVTNNVREFSRVPGLEVEDWLTETSDEP, encoded by the coding sequence GTGAGCACGCTCTACCTGCTGGACACGAACGTCCTGATCGCGCTCTTGCGGAGGAACGGCGCAGCCGCGCGACCGAGGCTTCGGGAGGCAGAGGGACGCGTCGCGGTCTCGACGGTGAGCGAGATGGAGCTCGAGTACGGCATCGAGCGGTCGGACGACCCGCATCGCGACCGTCAGGCCGTGGACGAGCTGCTGTCGCTCGTGGACGTGCTCCCCTTCGACGGTCTCGCAGCGATGCACGCCGGCCGCGTCCGCGCCCTCCTCGCCGCCCGCGGCACGCCCATCAGGCCCTACGACGCCCTCCTCGCCGGGCACGCCCGGTCGCTCGGGCTCGTCATGGTGACGAACAACGTCCGCGAGTTCTCTCGCGTCCCCGGTCTCGAGGTCGAGGACTGGCTCACGGAAACGTCGGACGAACCGTGA
- a CDS encoding zinc-dependent metalloprotease: MTLVEQDGRSGSDPSRGDTSIVDWSAAAQIAGRLARPGPQASRDELADLVEGLRSAAQAAVPHVLDVTRMSPAAGGSTAGPTTALGTVYVVDRARWARANTEIMASLTDGVTDALVGERGRVPQATALVGAAQVGSVLAVLSSRVLGQFDPYSGLGGTAPATGVVPDGGPSSAATGSPGRLVLVAPNVLQVERALDLKPADFRLWVCLHEQTHALQFAAAPWLADHLRTRASALLTELSASSRRLAEARLREKLATVGRAVLHAVRGEDGTFVDGLLTPEEQDRLADVTAVMALLEGHADVAMDAVGPRTVRTVRSIRRKFEARRDGEGRSGFDVVLRRVLGMDAKIAQYRDGAAFVRAVEREVGRDGFNAVWAAPENLPTAREIADARAWVRRVHG; encoded by the coding sequence GTGACACTCGTCGAACAGGACGGCCGTTCGGGCAGCGACCCGTCACGTGGTGACACCTCGATCGTCGACTGGTCGGCCGCCGCCCAGATCGCGGGCCGGCTCGCGCGCCCGGGACCCCAGGCGTCGCGCGACGAGCTCGCCGACCTGGTCGAGGGGCTGCGCAGCGCGGCGCAGGCCGCCGTGCCCCACGTGCTGGACGTGACGCGCATGAGTCCCGCCGCGGGCGGGTCGACGGCTGGGCCCACGACCGCACTCGGCACCGTGTACGTGGTGGACCGTGCGCGCTGGGCGCGCGCCAACACCGAGATCATGGCGTCGCTCACCGACGGCGTGACGGACGCGCTCGTCGGCGAGCGAGGACGCGTCCCGCAGGCGACGGCGCTCGTCGGGGCCGCCCAGGTCGGCTCGGTGCTCGCCGTCCTGTCCAGCCGGGTCCTCGGTCAGTTCGACCCCTACAGCGGGCTGGGGGGCACCGCGCCCGCGACCGGTGTCGTGCCCGACGGCGGCCCGTCGTCCGCGGCCACCGGCTCGCCCGGGCGGCTCGTGCTCGTGGCGCCGAACGTCCTCCAGGTGGAGCGCGCGCTGGATCTCAAGCCCGCCGACTTCCGCCTCTGGGTGTGCCTGCACGAGCAGACGCACGCGCTGCAGTTCGCCGCCGCGCCGTGGCTCGCCGACCACCTGCGCACGCGCGCGAGCGCGCTGCTCACCGAGCTCTCCGCGTCGTCGCGCCGGCTCGCCGAGGCGCGGCTGCGCGAGAAGCTCGCCACCGTGGGGCGCGCCGTCCTCCACGCCGTGCGCGGCGAGGACGGGACCTTCGTGGACGGTCTGCTCACGCCCGAGGAGCAGGACCGCCTCGCCGACGTGACGGCCGTCATGGCCCTGCTGGAGGGCCACGCCGACGTGGCGATGGACGCGGTGGGGCCCCGCACCGTGCGCACGGTGCGCAGCATCCGCCGCAAGTTCGAGGCCCGGCGCGACGGCGAGGGGCGCTCCGGGTTCGACGTCGTGCTCCGGCGGGTGCTCGGCATGGACGCCAAGATCGCGCAGTACCGCGACGGCGCCGCGTTCGTGCGCGCGGTCGAGAGGGAGGTCGGGCGCGACGGGTTCAACGCCGTGTGGGCGGCGCCCGAGAACCTGCCGACCGCCCGCGAGATCGCCGACGCGCGCGCCTGGGTGCGCCGCGTCCACGGCTGA
- a CDS encoding bifunctional o-acetylhomoserine/o-acetylserine sulfhydrylase: protein MSTENAPAWSFETRQVHAGQTADPTTGARALPIYQTTSFVFPDASVAADRFALKDLGPIYTRIGNPTQEVVENRIASLEGGVGALLLASGQAATTFAILNVAEAGDHVVASPSLYGGTYNLLQYSLAKLGVETTFVADPHDPQAWRDAVRPNTKLFFGETIPNPQADVLDIEAVAAVAHEVGVPLIVDNTVATPYLLRPLEHGADVVVHSATKYLGGHGSAIGGVIVDGGTFDYAAHPERFPNYNTPDPSYNGLVYARDLGVDGILGANLAYVLKARVQLLRDLGSAISPFNAFLIAQGIETLSLRVERHVANAQKVAEWLEARDDVRTVHYAGLASSPWHANAQKYLPRGAGAVLAFELDGGSEAGQAFVSALQLHSNVANIGDVRSLVIHPASTTHSQLTPEEQAQSGVTPGLVRLAVGIEHVDDILADLELGFTAAKSSLGA from the coding sequence ATGAGCACCGAGAACGCCCCCGCCTGGTCCTTCGAGACGCGCCAGGTCCATGCCGGCCAGACCGCCGACCCGACGACCGGGGCCCGCGCGCTCCCGATCTACCAGACCACGTCGTTCGTCTTCCCCGACGCGTCCGTGGCCGCCGACCGCTTCGCGCTCAAGGATCTCGGCCCCATCTACACGCGCATCGGCAACCCGACCCAGGAGGTCGTGGAGAACCGCATCGCGTCGCTCGAGGGCGGCGTCGGCGCGCTCCTCCTCGCGTCCGGGCAGGCCGCGACGACGTTCGCGATCCTCAACGTCGCCGAGGCGGGCGACCACGTCGTCGCCTCCCCGAGCCTGTACGGCGGCACCTACAACCTCCTGCAGTACTCGCTCGCCAAGCTCGGGGTCGAGACGACGTTCGTCGCCGACCCGCACGACCCGCAGGCCTGGCGCGACGCCGTCCGCCCGAACACGAAGCTGTTCTTCGGCGAGACGATCCCGAACCCGCAGGCCGACGTCCTCGACATCGAAGCCGTCGCGGCGGTCGCGCACGAGGTCGGCGTCCCGCTGATCGTCGACAACACGGTCGCCACGCCCTACCTGCTGCGCCCGCTCGAGCACGGGGCGGACGTCGTCGTGCACTCCGCGACGAAGTACCTGGGCGGCCACGGCTCCGCGATCGGCGGCGTGATCGTCGACGGCGGCACGTTCGACTACGCGGCGCACCCCGAGCGGTTCCCGAACTACAACACGCCCGACCCGTCGTACAACGGTCTCGTCTACGCGCGCGACCTCGGCGTGGACGGCATCCTCGGCGCGAACCTCGCGTACGTGCTCAAGGCCCGGGTCCAGCTCCTGCGCGACCTGGGCTCCGCGATCTCCCCGTTCAACGCGTTCCTCATCGCGCAGGGCATCGAGACGCTGTCGCTGCGCGTCGAGCGCCACGTCGCGAACGCGCAGAAGGTCGCGGAGTGGCTCGAGGCGCGCGACGACGTCCGCACCGTGCACTACGCCGGGCTCGCCTCGAGCCCCTGGCACGCCAACGCGCAGAAGTACCTGCCGCGCGGCGCCGGCGCGGTGCTCGCGTTCGAGCTCGACGGGGGCAGCGAGGCGGGGCAGGCCTTCGTCTCGGCGCTGCAGCTCCACTCCAACGTCGCCAACATCGGCGACGTGCGCTCGCTCGTCATCCACCCCGCGTCGACGACGCACAGCCAGCTCACGCCCGAGGAGCAGGCGCAGTCCGGCGTGACGCCGGGCCTCGTCCGCCTCGCCGTCGGCATCGAGCACGTCGACGACATCCTGGCCGACCTCGAGCTCGGGTTCACGGCCGCCAAGTCGTCGCTGGGCGCCTGA
- the dacB gene encoding D-alanyl-D-alanine carboxypeptidase/D-alanyl-D-alanine-endopeptidase — protein MPAPDVPVQAPVPTGAEQARPDGTGRERRMGWGARTGVAVGVVLALAGGYAVADAYDVVPGVLTTAAPYPEPNPFPEAPGAVAAPPLEVGLPPLDAAAPVPATASVQDLADALAADTRLGPRVGVLVTDAATGDVLGASGDTVGHVPASTLKTFTAAAALTSPGAHATLPTRAVLEGQETVYLVGGGDMMLAAGAGDPTAVNGRAGLGDLAAQVAGELRLTGRTTISVRLDDTLFTGAAVAPTVDPASVRNGYVAPVAALAVDIARLEDEEYAPRAEDPAMSAAEAFVAALAEQGVTVAGDVVRAPAPDDGRTVGEVESAPLSEVVAYLLQHSDNTITEVVGRIVAIDAGLPGSAAGATQAVRTAVEGLGVDLTGAALADLSGLGDGSIVTPAQLDEVVGLLADPAHPSLRPGAVGLPVAGLSGTLGERYLENAGRGVVRAKTGSLPNVTSLAGTVVTADDRLLVFSLMADAVPDGGTYGARLIFDDFVASLAECGCTD, from the coding sequence GTGCCCGCACCCGACGTCCCGGTCCAGGCACCGGTGCCCACCGGTGCCGAGCAGGCGCGCCCGGACGGGACGGGACGAGAGAGGCGCATGGGCTGGGGAGCGCGCACGGGCGTCGCCGTCGGCGTCGTGCTCGCCCTCGCGGGCGGCTACGCTGTGGCGGACGCGTACGACGTCGTCCCCGGCGTGCTCACGACCGCAGCGCCCTACCCGGAGCCGAACCCGTTCCCCGAGGCTCCGGGCGCCGTCGCGGCGCCCCCGCTCGAGGTTGGGCTGCCGCCCCTCGACGCCGCGGCCCCGGTCCCGGCCACGGCGAGCGTGCAGGACCTCGCGGACGCGCTCGCGGCGGACACCCGGCTCGGGCCCCGGGTCGGCGTCCTGGTCACCGACGCGGCGACGGGCGACGTGCTCGGCGCGAGCGGAGACACGGTCGGTCACGTCCCGGCGTCGACGCTCAAGACCTTCACCGCGGCGGCCGCCCTCACGTCTCCCGGCGCGCACGCGACCCTCCCGACGCGCGCCGTCCTCGAGGGGCAGGAGACCGTCTACCTCGTGGGGGGCGGCGACATGATGCTCGCCGCCGGCGCGGGCGACCCGACGGCGGTCAACGGCCGGGCCGGCCTCGGCGACCTCGCGGCCCAGGTCGCGGGCGAGCTCCGGCTCACGGGTCGCACGACGATCTCTGTGCGTCTCGACGACACGCTCTTCACGGGCGCCGCGGTCGCGCCGACGGTCGACCCGGCGAGCGTCCGGAACGGCTACGTCGCGCCCGTCGCCGCGCTCGCGGTCGACATCGCGCGGCTCGAGGACGAGGAGTACGCGCCGCGGGCCGAGGACCCGGCGATGTCCGCCGCGGAGGCGTTCGTCGCCGCGCTCGCCGAGCAGGGGGTCACCGTGGCGGGCGACGTCGTGCGCGCCCCGGCGCCCGACGACGGCCGCACGGTCGGTGAGGTGGAGTCCGCGCCGCTGAGCGAGGTCGTCGCGTACCTGCTGCAGCACTCCGACAACACCATCACCGAGGTCGTGGGGCGGATCGTCGCGATCGACGCGGGGCTGCCCGGCTCGGCGGCGGGCGCGACGCAGGCCGTCCGCACGGCCGTCGAGGGGCTCGGGGTCGACCTCACGGGCGCGGCGCTCGCCGACCTCTCGGGCCTCGGCGACGGCTCGATCGTCACGCCCGCGCAGCTCGACGAGGTCGTCGGCCTGCTCGCGGACCCGGCGCACCCGTCGCTGCGGCCCGGCGCGGTCGGGCTGCCGGTCGCGGGACTGTCCGGGACGCTCGGCGAGCGCTACCTCGAGAACGCGGGCCGCGGCGTCGTGCGGGCCAAGACGGGCAGCCTGCCGAACGTCACGTCGCTCGCGGGCACGGTCGTCACGGCCGACGACCGCCTCCTCGTGTTCTCCCTCATGGCCGACGCCGTCCCCGACGGCGGCACGTACGGCGCGCGCCTCATCTTCGACGACTTCGTCGCGTCGCTCGCGGAGTGCGGCTGCACCGACTGA
- a CDS encoding C40 family peptidase: MGDVTSARDARPEIADGARRRPSAGPRRLASATSAGLLALGLAVGLAPSASSDPPSDDDVRAAHEAADGAARDVATVEGELASLRDRQSTAEAAVETAAEEYAAAQDALAAADAEVRDAQEALTTARAGETDARAAVGALFRASRQGSTDLDALRAVLHADGVDQVVERENAERVAGRTAGRAVDAHATARALADTARARSDAALAHQSEVEDRARDALAAAQVSSDALADAVQESAARREALLAELARARATSVDVERQRQDALDAQAASEREAAARARAEAPATGTSSAAPAAPPASSPAPANPAPAPANPAPPAPDPAPNPAPAPNPAPAPTPDPPPVVTPPPGTGVGSAAQGQAAVAWARTKIGAPYVFGGTGPGYDCSGLTSRAWAAAGVDITRTSRSQYQRVQKISYDQLRPGDLIFYANDTSNPSTIRHVALYTGNGMMIEARQPGSPVHEVAMRWADAMPYAGRP, encoded by the coding sequence ATGGGCGACGTGACGTCGGCGCGCGACGCGCGGCCGGAGATCGCCGACGGGGCGCGGCGACGCCCGTCGGCCGGGCCCCGCCGCCTCGCCTCCGCGACCTCGGCGGGCCTGCTCGCGCTCGGGCTCGCCGTCGGGCTCGCGCCCTCCGCGTCCTCCGACCCGCCGTCCGACGACGACGTCCGCGCCGCGCACGAGGCCGCCGACGGCGCGGCCCGTGACGTCGCGACGGTCGAGGGCGAGCTCGCGTCGCTGCGGGACCGGCAGTCCACCGCCGAGGCAGCGGTCGAGACCGCGGCGGAGGAGTACGCGGCGGCGCAGGACGCGCTCGCCGCGGCCGACGCCGAGGTCCGCGACGCGCAGGAGGCGCTCACGACGGCCCGGGCGGGCGAGACGGATGCCCGCGCAGCCGTGGGTGCGCTCTTCCGCGCGTCCCGGCAGGGCTCCACCGACCTCGACGCGCTGCGCGCCGTCCTGCACGCGGACGGCGTGGACCAGGTCGTCGAACGGGAGAACGCCGAGCGCGTCGCCGGGCGCACCGCGGGTCGGGCGGTCGACGCCCACGCGACCGCGCGCGCCCTCGCCGACACCGCCCGCGCCCGGTCCGACGCGGCGCTCGCGCACCAGAGCGAGGTCGAGGACCGCGCCCGCGACGCGCTCGCCGCCGCCCAGGTCTCGTCCGACGCGCTTGCCGACGCGGTGCAGGAGTCCGCGGCCCGTCGTGAGGCGCTCCTCGCCGAGCTCGCCCGCGCGCGGGCCACGAGCGTCGACGTCGAGCGCCAGCGCCAGGACGCCCTCGACGCCCAGGCCGCGAGCGAGCGCGAGGCCGCCGCCCGGGCCCGTGCGGAGGCCCCGGCGACGGGAACGTCGTCGGCCGCGCCCGCGGCACCGCCGGCGAGCAGCCCCGCCCCGGCGAACCCCGCGCCCGCGCCGGCGAACCCGGCCCCGCCCGCACCTGACCCGGCGCCGAACCCGGCCCCGGCGCCGAACCCGGCCCCCGCGCCGACGCCGGACCCGCCGCCGGTCGTCACGCCGCCCCCGGGGACCGGCGTCGGCAGCGCCGCGCAGGGTCAGGCCGCGGTCGCGTGGGCGCGTACCAAGATCGGCGCCCCGTACGTGTTCGGCGGCACCGGGCCGGGCTACGACTGCTCGGGACTCACGTCGCGCGCCTGGGCCGCGGCGGGCGTCGACATCACGCGCACGTCGCGGTCGCAGTACCAGCGCGTGCAGAAGATCTCCTACGACCAGCTCCGGCCCGGCGACCTGATCTTCTACGCCAACGACACCTCGAACCCGTCGACCATCCGCCACGTCGCCCTGTACACCGGGAACGGCATGATGATCGAGGCCCGCCAGCCCGGCAGCCCCGTGCACGAGGTCGCGATGCGTTGGGCCGACGCGATGCCCTACGCGGGCCGTCCCTGA
- the vapB gene encoding type II toxin-antitoxin system VapB family antitoxin: MVRTTVFRSNRTQAVRLPKAVALPDDVREVEVRAVGRSRVITPAGSGWDEWFDHGLRVADDFLPDRDQGTAEERGAL, encoded by the coding sequence ATGGTCCGCACGACGGTGTTCCGCAGCAACCGGACGCAGGCGGTCCGCCTGCCCAAGGCGGTCGCGCTGCCCGACGACGTCCGCGAGGTCGAGGTCCGGGCCGTCGGCAGGTCCCGCGTGATCACGCCGGCCGGCTCCGGGTGGGACGAGTGGTTCGACCACGGGCTCCGCGTCGCCGACGACTTCCTCCCCGACCGCGACCAGGGGACCGCAGAGGAGCGCGGCGCCCTGTGA